From a region of the Sander lucioperca isolate FBNREF2018 chromosome 8, SLUC_FBN_1.2, whole genome shotgun sequence genome:
- the LOC116050240 gene encoding trace amine-associated receptor 13c-like, with protein MEVEDGAQLCFPQFPNTSCRKPLSPWPETVTIVLYSISPITVALNLLIIISISHFRQLHTPTNFLLLSLAVSDFLVGLLLMPVEILRTTSCWYFGDLVCSMYPFIGIIITVASVVDIVLISVDRYVAICDPLHYTTKVTGRRVKIVVCLCWLCSFFYCFIFVNHDTIYDIGRSNSCYGECVMYSNYIPEVVDLVLIFIVPVTVIVALYLRIFAVAVSQARAMRSHITAVTLQLSVTPKAKKSELKAARNLGVLVVVFLMCFCPYYCFFFAGDNLLSALSASFVIYLYYFNSCLNPVMYALFYPWFRKSVKLIVTLQILQPGSSETNML; from the exons ATGGAGGTTGAGGATGGAGCCCAGCTCTGCTTTCCACAGTTCCCAAACACCTCCTGCAGGAAGCCCTTGTCTCCTTGGCCCGAGACAGTTACCATTGTGCTGTACTCCATCTCTCCGATCACTGTGGCTCTCAACCTGCTCATCATCATCTCTATCTCCCACTTCAG GCAGCTCCACACACCCACcaacttcctcctcctctctctggctgtctcaGACTTTCTAGTGGGTCTCCTGCTGATGCCTGTAGAAATTCTACGAACAACATCCTGCTGGTATTTTGGTGACCTTGTGTGTTCTATGTATCCTTTTATTGGAATCATCATTACAGTAGCCTCAGTAGTTGACATAGTGCTCATATCAGTTGACCGTTATGTGGCTATTTGTGACCCTCTGCATTACACCACTAAAGTCACCGGGAGGAGAGTTAAAATCGTTGTTTGTCTATGTTGGCTCTGTTCTTTTTTCTACTGCTTTATTTTTGTAAATCATGACACGATATATGATATAGGAAGGAGTAATTCCTGCTACGGAGAGTGTGTGATGTACTCAAACTATATTCCAGAAGTTGTTGATCTGGTTTTGATCTTTATTGTTCCAGTTACTGTCATTGTAGCTCTGTATCTGAGAATATTTGCCGTGGCTGTGTCTCAGGCTCGTGCCATGCGCTCTCACATTACAGCTGTCACACTCCAGCTTTCAGTGACTCCAAAGGCAAAGAAATCAGAGCTGAAAGCAGCCAGGAATCTTGGTGTTCTTGTAGTTGTGTTTCTAATGTGTTTCTGCCCATATTACTGTTTCTTTTTTGCAGGAGACAACTTGCTCAGTGCCTTATCTGCATCCTTTGTAATATATCTGTATTACTTTAACTCTTGTCTAAACCCTGTTATGTATGCCTTGTTTTACCCCTGGTTTAGAAAATCAGTTAAACTCATTGTTACTCTTCAGATACTGCAGCCTGGCTCCTCTGAGACCAACATGCTGTAG
- the LOC116044832 gene encoding trace amine-associated receptor 13c-like: MEVEDGAQLCFPQFPNTSCRKPLSPWPQTVTIMLYSISLITVALNLLIIISISHFRQLHTPTNILLLSLAVSDLLVGLLLMPVEVLRKTSCWFLGDFVCATYICVSTIITVSSIGDIVLISVDRYVAICDPMHYTTKVTVRRVQLCVYLCWLCSVSYSFLFLKDLPTQPGSYTSCYGACVFFVDNNLVTVELVLIFFLPVTVIVALYLRIFAVAVSQARAMRSHITAVTLQHSVTLKAKKSELKAARKLGVLVVVFLMCLGPCYGFIIAGDNLIIAFSASFAVFLYYFNSCLNPVIYALFYPWFRKSVKLIVTLQILQPGSSETNML; encoded by the exons ATGGAGGTTGAGGACGGAGCCCAGCTCTGCTTTCCACAGTTCCCAAACACCTCCTGCAGGAAGCCCTTGTCTCCTTGGCCCCAAACAGTTACCATTATGCTGTACTCCATCTCTCTGATTACTGTGGCTCTCAACCTGCTCATCATCATCTCAATCTCCCACTTCAGGCAG ctccacacacccaccaacatcctcctcctctctctggctgtctcaGACCTTCTAGTGGGCCTCCTGCTGATGCCTGTAGAAGTTCTCAGAAAAACATCCTGCTGGTTTCTTGGTGACTTTGTGTGTGCTAcgtatatttgtgtttcaacGATCATTACTGTATCTTCAATAGGTGACATAGTGCTCATATCAGTTGACCGTTATGTGGCTATTTGTGACCCTATGCATTACACCACTAAAGTCACTGTGAGAAGAGTTCAATtatgtgtttatctgtgttggCTCTGTTCTGTTTCCTACAGCTTTCTCTTTTTAAAAGACCTCCCGACTCAACCAGGGAGTTATACATCTTGCTACGgagcatgtgtgttttttgttgacAATAACTTAGTGACTGTTGAGCTTGTTTTGATCTTTTTTCTTCCAGTTACAGTCATTGTAGCTCTGTATCTGAGAATATTTGCCGTGGCTGTGTCTCAGGCTCGTGCCATGCGCTCTCACATTACAGCTGTCACACTCCAGCATTCAGTGACTCTAAAGGCAAAGAAATCAGAGCTGAAAGCAGCCAGGAAACTTGGTGTTCTTGTAGTTGTGTTCCTCATGTGTTTAGGCCCATGTTACGGTTTCATTATTGCAGGTGACAATTTGATAATTGCTTTTTCTGCTTCCTTTGCAGTCTTTCTGTATTATTTTAACTCTTGTCTAAACCCTGTGATCTATGCCTTGTTTTACCCCTGGTTTAGAAAATCAGTTAAACTCATTGTTACTCTTCAGATACTGCAGCCTGGTTCCTCTGAGACCAACATGCTGTAG